gcagaggctcacatctgtaatctcagcactttaggaggcctaggcaggaggatcacttgagcccaggaatttgataccagctggggcaacataaggagaccccttctctacaaaaaaatttaagaattagcagggtatggtggcacacacatgtggtCCAagttactcaggagcctgaggtgggaggggaTAGCTTGAACCAAGgacattgaggctgcagtgagctatgttcacgccactgcactccagcctgggcgacagagcgagaccctctctcaaaaaaatacaagacCGGATGCGGTGGcccactcttgtaatcccagcactttgggaggccgaggcaggtagatcacctgaggtcaggagtttgagaccagcctgaccaacatggtgaaactctgtctctactaaaaatacaaaattagccaggcgcagtggcacgtgcctgtaatcccagctacttgggaggctgaggcaggagaattgcttgaacccgggaggcggaggttgcagtgagccgagatcgtgccattgtactccagcctgggcaacaagaacgaaactcaaaaataaataaatataaaaataaaataaaataaaaaagaaatgaaacctcAGAGTCTTGCCCAGCCCCCGGGGAGAGGGGCATGGCGGGGCACGCCCACTTTCCCGCAGCTTGGGCATTTCTAACTAAAGGCTGTAACTTAGGAGGAGGGGCTGGACCCTATAAATAACTAGTCTGAGGGTAGCGGTCTGGGAGGCGGGTGACGTTGCAAAACACCGAGCAGAAACCGGTCTTCTCAGTCCCTGACCTCGGACACCACTGGTTTGGTCCGGTGGGAACCGACAGCTTGGACTCCCGGCGGGTTGGAACTACAGCTCCCTCCGTGGGGCCCTCGATTGGAAGCACCCTGCATTGGGCGCTGAGATACTCGCGGAATTCCGCCACCACTTTTCCGTATGGAAAACTGAGGGCTTGTGAGAGCATTATACCGATATGGCCTCCACCTGCCCAAACCGGGAAGGAAGGAATTCCAATGGCCAGCTCTGCTCCTTTACCCTGCAGCTCTCTCCCTCTCATCCTCATTCCAAACCTAGCCTAGAGGTGCAAGAACCCCCACCTTCAGCAGCTGCTCCTTTCTGCAGAACTACATGTCCCAGCAGGCCTGGGGCCGTGCTCCGCCCGCTTGCGGGTTAGCAGTGGCCCAGCAGGGGCGGGCCCGCCGGCGGGAGTCGGAGCCGCGGGGCGCAGGACGGAGCAAGCCCGAAATGCCAGGGGCAGAGCACAGAGCGGTGGGAGGAAGGTGGGGCTGAGGGGCGGGGCCACAGATTCGCCTGATAGCCTGGGAGGAGGGGTCGAACGTCAAGGGCAGGGCTGGACTCTGAGGCCCGAGGCGAGACTGGATGACTGGGGCGTGGTCGAGGAACCCCAGGGCGGGGTCCGAGGAGGGGCTCAGCTGTGCCCTGCCAGACAGAGCCCCGCGCGGCGCGGCGGCAGCTTCACTCTGGTTCAAGCGCAGGGGATCGGCGGGAAGCTCCTTCACCCCCGCTTCTGCCGGGCTGTAACTGCAATGGGTGAGCCCAGCGGGAGGGctgtggggggcggggggctgCTGAAGGAGCACGATTTCTGAACTTTCGCTCCCACCGATGAATGGGTGGAGCGAGCCTGAACACCTGGGCCCATCCCACGGCTGCGATTCCCGCCGGGCGACAGGTCCCTTGACCTCGGTCGGCCCCTTCGGACGGTATAGCCTTCGGGCGGGGTGCTGAGGGCGGCTGTGGAGTATTCCAGGCTGTGTAGGCAGTCACTCGATCCCCGCGGATCCCGTCGCCGGGCAGGAGAGGGAGATGGGCCGGATCGAGTTGCCTTTGACATTTCCATCCCCCCTGGGAACTGTGTCCAACTAACGATTCTACTTGGAAAGGCCTCCCCTCAGTTGAGTCGGGCGGGGCCCTCTCCCTCAGACCAGACTAGCTGTGGCAGCCAAGACTGAGGTTGAGTGTCCGGTGGGGAGAGGTTCAGCAGGGGCAGAGCCCAGGGAGACCCGCCCTGCAGACTCCACCTGCTAGCACTAGCCTTGGGTTGACTAGATGGCGGAGGCGGCAGATTACAGAGGTCTCTGGCACCACTGTTAACACCGGAACCACAGACTTCCTCCCCCAAAGCCCCGGTACCAGATGCCATTAAAATTGCCCTCTTTGCTGCCCTCGTGATCCTCGTGGTCCGCGTGGAGCAAGCAGCAGCACCAGCCCTTGGAAAGACAGGCCTCACCATGCCATGTCCATCTGATGGAAGCTGGTCCCAccagcccagccccagggctCCTTTCTGCTACTGCATTCAGGCAGCCAGGTCAGATCATTATCTCCCATCTCCTAAAACTTACACTGCGGAGAGCTGGGCTGGGATTTTAGATCCAGGCAGCCTTGCTACCTGGCTAACTTCAGATAAGTTCCTTTTCTGTTTGGGCCAcgtctcctcatctgcaaaatggacacTGTAGCTATGTCTGCTGTTCCACATTGTTGATAGAACTGGATGCTGTGGTGACATCTGAGACACTATCATGGTGCCTGGGGTGGGTGGGTGCCCAGGCCTGTGGGCTTCTGTCTTTCATCAAAGAACTTCAGATCCCAGAAAATTAAGATTCTCAAAACATAACTGTTGGAAAGGGCTTTTGAATCCACCTTGGTGGCCTCTTCCTGCCTCCAGGGCTTATGAGATAGGCTGACTTCATATGAAAGTTTTGAGGATGAGGAAGTCTCTCTCCTCTTCAGATACTGACCCTCTCTCTCCTTATTTCCTTAGTGCCCAGAATAGGGCTTTGGTtatcttgaatgaatgaatataaactCACAGGTGTGATCTGAGCCACCTAAGGCCTTCTTTGGGTTCTGCTCAGCTTGAGGGCATCAGCTAAAGGCCACTGGCTGCATTTTCCAGGAGTTGTTTTCTAAGCTGTATCTATATAGGAACGGGGAGGAAAGCTAGGTCGTTGTAGACTGAGAGAAAGGGAATAAGAGTCTGTTCCAGCCCAGCTAGGGCTGACAAGCTTAGGCAGCTGGGGGCAGAGGCCACTGAGAATGAGGCCCTGAGCTAGCACTGTATGGGAAGTGCCTATGGGAGAAGCTGTGTATTGACATTTAAGATCAAATTCTGCTCCACACCTTGCATTCTTGCATGGGGGAGGTGAAAAACCTGAGTAGTTCCGGCATCTCCTTGGAAGTCCCTGGGGACTTAGAGACAGACACTGGCATCTGGGAGGAGGCTAATTACTGTTTGCcagtctccttctcttcttcccccGAGCTGGAGCAGTTGGGCAACCAACTGGCTGGctgtgtgtatgcctgtgtgtgcacCTGGGTGGTGCTATTTCTTTGTTGGACTCTGCTCTGAAGCCTGGGACAGGAACGGTCAGTGGCCTTGAGAGGCAGAGTAGGACACACCTCTTCCCCTGAGCCTGTGTTTCCCTGTAGtcatatctgtatttttttctttttttttttttttttgagatagagtctcactttgtcacctaggctggagtgcagtggcacaatctcggctcattgaagcctcgacctcctggactcaagcaatcctcccacctcagcctcccaagtagctgggactacaggtgcacaccactatgcctggctaattttttttttttttttttttttttttttttgtatttttggtagagacagggtttcaccatgttgcccaggctggtctcaaactcctgagctcaacagatctgccctccttggcctcccaaagtgctaggattataggtatgagcacCGTGCATGGCCTCATATCTGGATATTTAGCATATAGTGTGTCAGAGTTTATGTGTGTTAGTGGTAGTGGTGGGTGTCTGATCCCTGGAGAGCAGGTAGGTGGAGGAGGTGCGTTGGCCCAAGTTAGGTGGGTGAAATCTCCTGAAGCAGGTGGCCTAAAGGATTTAGGTTGGGGAAGGAACGAGCTTGGTAATCACAAGATAGGCCTGGCTGGAAATGGAATCAGAACGGTAGCTGAGAACACATCATGCCTCAAGCCTCCAGTGCAAAGCAAACACTTTTAAATTTCATCATGGAAGTAATGAGCAGCTCTGGAAGCTAGGGATAGATATGGTTTGATAAGTGCTTTAGAAAGATCACTATGGTTGCCGTGATCAGAAGGCACTGGTGAGAAAGAAGTTAGAGTCAGAGAGGCCTGTTGGGGGAAGCGTTCAGTAATACAGGGGAGAAGTGACAGTGCCCAAACTATGACAGAAACAGGACAGTGGGTGAAACAGAGCTAGGAAGTAGCTGGCCCACAGATGTGGTGCCAGGAGCAaagcaggaaggcaggcagggaaATGGATTTGGTGATGGATGATGGCTGAGAGCAGGGTGAGTTTGAGGGCAAAGAGAAGCAGATGTGAGAAACAACTGGCCCTCCATGCCAGGCTCCTGCCCCAGGCCCTAATGTCTGAACCCAACTCTACCTCCCTCCAAACCAGGCCCTGGGACTAAGTCTGGCTTTGGGTGTCTTCTTTAATCTCCAGACTTCATCAGGCTTTCGACTCAGGATAAAAACACATTTCTGAGCtgttctcccttcctctctcctctccccctctGGGGACAGGGAAGCTAGCCTACCGCCCTGTTAAAAGTCTCAAGGGggactgggtgaggtggctcacgcctgtaatgccagcacttctggaggctgaggcaggtggatcacttgaggtcatgagttcgaagccagcctgaccaacatggtgaaaccctgtctctaccaaaaatacaaaaattagctagttgtggtggtgtgcgcctttaatcccagctactcgggaggttgaggcaggagacccgcttgaacccaagaggcagagattgcagtgagctgagatcacgccactgcactccagtctgggtgacagagggagactccatttcaaaaaaaaaaagtctcaaggaGCTGGCTGGACAATCCCCCATCTCCCACCCCGACCATCCACACCTCTAGGAGAGCAGgacttttctagttcctttcccGTCTCTTCAGCCCGAACGGCCCCATGTGTGATCCGGGGAGGCCTGGCTTATCCTGTGATCCTGGAAAGCTTCCTGATCCTCTCAGGGTTTGTTTCTCCACTAGGAAAATGAGGATGCGTGCCATCTCCCAGTCACATGCGCCGCCCCCCAGTCACAGAGTCCTAATTTGGGCAAGCATTAGGTCCCATGAGAAAAGGTGGGTTAGGCACAGATTGTCCTGGTAACGGTCTCACCTTTGCCACTCTTCAAGCCCTCAGGTTCCAGTACTCACCTTCCCAAAGTATACACCTCCTCTTAGCTTGCGGCAGCAAATGGAAATATCATGGGATGAGATAGCTCAgttccatctctctctcctcctttcagAGCAGGTTGAGATGAGCTCAGTCAGATGGCCCCACGGCCTGCTCCTTTCTTAGCAGTCCACTAATGCTCCAGAACCCTCAGGAGAAGAGCCAGGCCTACCCCCGCCGCCGCCGGCCTGGCTGCTACGCATACCGTCAGAACCCCGAGGCCATCGCAGCCGCAGCTATGTACACCTTCCTGCCCGACAACTTCTCGCCTGCCAAGCCCAAGCCTTCCAAAGAGCTGAAGCCGCTGCTGGGCTCCGCGGTCCTGGGGCTGCTGCTTGTGCTGGCCGCGGTGGTGGCCTGGTGCTACTACAGCGTCTCCCTACGCAAGGCGGAGCGACTTCGCGCGGAGCTGCTGGACCTGAAAGCTGGCGGCTTCTCCATCCGCAACCAGAAGGGAGAGCAGGTCTTCCGCCTGGCCTTCCGCTCCGGCGCGCTGGACCTTGACTCCTGCAGCCGCGATGGCGCCCTGCTGGGCTGCTCGCTCACGGCCGACGGGCGGCCGCTGCACTTTTTCATCCAGACTGTGCGGCCCAAGGACACGGTCATGTGCTACCGCGTGCGCTGGGAGGAGGCAGCGCCGGGCCGGGCCGTGGAGCACGCCATGTTCTTGGGCGACGCGGCGGCCCACTGGTATGGTGGCGCTGAGATGAGGACGCAACACTGGCCCATCCGCCTGGATGGCCAGCAGGAGCCCCAGCCGTTCGTCACCAGCGATGTCTACTCCTCCGACGCCGCGTTTGGGGGCATCCTCGAGCGCTACTGGCTATCTTCGCGTGCGGCCGCCATCAAAGTAAACGACTCAGTGCCCTTCCACCTGGGCTGGAACAGCACGGAGCGCTCGCTGCGGCTTCAGGCGCGCTACCACGACACGCCCTACAAGCCACCCGCCGGCCGCGCCGCAGCGCCAGAGCTGAGCTACCGAGTGTGCGTGGGCTCGGACGTCACCTCCATCCACAAGTACATGGTGCGCCGCTACTTCAACAAGCCGTCAAGGGTGCCAGCACCCGAGGCCTTCCGAGACCCCATTTGGTCCACGTGGGCGCTGTACGGGCGCGCCGTGGACCAGGACAAGGTGCTGCGTTTTGCCCAACAGATCCGCCAGCACCACTTCAACAGCAGCCACCTGGAAATCGACGACATGTACACACCTGCTTATGGCGACTTCGACTTCGATGAGGTCAAATTCCCCAACGCCAGCGACATGTTCCGCCGCCTGCGCGACGCCGGCTTCCGCGTCACGCTCTGGGTGCATCCGTTTGTCAACTACAACTCTTCGCTCTTCGGCGAGGGCGTGGAGCGCGAGCTGTTCGTGCGCGAACCCACGGGCCGGTTACCCGCGCTGGTGCGCTGGTGGAACGGCATCGGCGCGGTGCTCGACTTCACGCACCCAAAGGCCCGCGACTGGTTCCAGGGACACCTGCGGCGGCTGCGCTCTCGCTACTCCGTGGCTTCCTTCAAGTTCGACGCGGGCGAGGTCAGCTACCTGCCGCGGGACTTCAGCACCTACCGGCCGCTGCCGGACCCCAGCGTCTGGAGCCGGCGCTACACTGAGATGGCGCTGCCCTTCTTCTCGCTGGCCGAGGTGCGCGTGGGCTACCAGTCACAGAACATCTCCTGCTTCTTCCGCCTGGTGGATCGCGACTCTGTGTGGGGCTACGACCTGGGGCTGCGCTCACTCATCCCCGCGGTGCTCACCGTCAGCATGCTGGGCTACCCATTCATTCTACCCGATATGGTGGGCGGCAACGCAGTGCCCCAGCGTACAGCCGGCGGCGATGTGCCCGAGCGCGAGCTCTACATTCGCTGGCTGGAAGTGGCCGCCTTTATGCCGGCCATGCAGTTCTCTATCCCGCCCTGGCGCTACGACGCGGAAGTGGTGGCCATCGCGCAGAAGTTCGCCGCCCTGCGGGCCTCGCTTGTGGCACCGCTGTTGCTTGAGCTGGCGGGCGAGATCACCGACACGGGTGACCCTATCGTGCGCCCCCTTTGGTGGATTGCGCCCGGCGACGAGACAGCTCACCGCATCGACTCGCAGTTCCTTATTGGGGACACGCTGCTTGTGGCCCCGGTGCTGGAGCCGGGCAAGCAGGAGCGCGACGTCTATTTGCCCGCCGGCAAGTGGCGCAGCTACAAGGGTGAGCTTTTCGACAAGACGCCGGTGCTGCTCACCGATTACCCGGTCGACCTGGATGAGATCGCCTACTTTACCTGGGCGTCCTGACCCAGCCCAGGGCCCGGTAACCGCAAAGCCCCCAGCTTTCATGCAGACCTTGAACCCTCCGTCACACCCGCACCATGTACTCCCAGGAACCTCCACCTCTATACCACCCATTAAGTGGCTGCTGACTTAAATGTGCTGGAACCAGctgctgaaggtggggcctggggagggggcaCTGAAGCAATCTCCTGCTCCAACGCACAATCCTTACTGTGCCCTTTCCACCCCCACACTCACATCGATCTGCAGAAACCTCTTCCCTGGGGTGGAAGCCAGAGAGCTTAGAGGAAAAAGGTCAGCTCTGTTCCTGTTATACATGGTTGGGGTTTAAAAGCACAGAGAAACCTCTCCATCCTGGCTTTCGTGGCCATCTTTGTCCATCTTGGGTGGGGACTTGATCTTATTTAAGGTCTCCAAATAGCCCCCACCACACTTAGAAAGTGTGCTTTCTTAGTGTTAGAAGCCAGGCCCTGAGTCCCCAGCACTCACCTGAACTGTGGCTGATTTGGTCCCAGTCCAGCTGGGGAGGTGTTTGGCTAACTGACAAGGAGGCAAGAGATCCCCTCCCAGGGAACAGGAGGACTGGGCTTAGCACAGAGCCGTCATCATGTTCCCTATTTGTGAAGAGACTCCTAACACTGCACTAACCCATTTGTGTACATACATGGGCTCAGCCCTGGGCCAAATGTGCCTGATGGGAACAGACTAGCAGGGCCATGCAGGCCAGACTTTGTGCCTTAActcaagagtgtgtgtgtgtgtgtgagagagacagagagacagagagagagagagagagagagagagagaaacacgcATCATGGGTCCCTGATCTATGAAATGAACACAACCTCTCTGAGGCTGGATAATCTGGAGGAACGGGGCATGGAGCAAATTTGAGGCTCTGATTGCTGAGCCAGCCTCCTCCCAGGTGGTTCCCCCAGGACTCTAGTAGGAAATAAATAGCCCTTTCAAGATTCTTCAGCTGCCTCACCCCCTGCACATGTGCCTGGGGTGTGGCCTAGAAGGGAGTGATGTTCTTACTCTGGTGGTCTGTGCTTCTGAACACAGGCTACATGCACACACTGACAACTACCAATAAACAGACGGGAAGGTCTTTCATCTcagccattttctcttttttttttccccccctaagatggagtcttgctctgtcacccaggttggagtgcagtggcacaatcagcttactgcaaccccctgctcctaggttcaagcgattctcctgcctcagcatcccgagtagctgagattacaggcatgcatcactatgcctggctttttgtattttttagtagagatggggtttcaccatgttggccaggctagtctcgaactcctgacctagtgatccacccaccttggcttcccaaagtgttgggattacaggcatgagccaccacgccagccattttctctttctaagAAGAGCAACCTCAGCCGGAGTGAGTTTTTTCTGACTTCGCAGCTGAGTCTGGAGAAAAGTGGCATGCCAGAGCGGGTCGGTGGGAAACAGGGTGAACTTTAGCTTCCATCAACAGCTCTGGTAGCAAAACCAGTCCCCTACCCACTAGAGAATGCATCCGTTTCcccacctgatatggtttggctgtgtccccacctaaaactcatcttgaattgtagctcccataattgccatgtgttgtgggaaggacccagtgggagataattgaaatatgggggcagtttccaccATACTGTTCTGGTGGTAGCGAatagatctcatgagatctgatgattttataagaggtttccccttttgcttagttctcattctctcttgcctgccgccatgtaagacgtgtctttCTGTCAtgcttgtgaggcctccccagccacgtggagctGTGAgtttattaaacctctttttctttataaattactcagtcttggttatgtctttatcagcactgTGAAAATGAACctatacagtaaattggtaccagtagagtggggcactgctgtaaatacccaaaaatgtggaagcaactttggaactgggtaacaggcagaggttggaacagtttggagggatcagaagacaggaaaatgtgggaaagtttgggacttcctagagacttgttaaatggctttgaccaaaatgctgataatgattgggacatgaaatccaggctgagttGGTCTCAGATAGTGATGAGGAACTTGTTTGGTACTGGAGTAAAgttgactcttgctatgttttagcaaagagactggctgcattttgcccctgccctagagatttgtggaactttgaactcgagggagatgatttagggtatctggcagaagaaatttctaagcagcaaagcattcatgaggtgacttgggtgctgttaaaagcattcagttttaaaagggaaacagaccataaaagtttggaaaatttgcagcctgatgatgagatagaaaagaaaaacccattttctgaggataaaTTCAAGCcccctgcagaaatttgcataagtaacaaggagccaaatgttaatcactaagacatggggaaaatgtctgcagggcatgtcagagacctttgcagcagtgcctcccatcacaggcctggaggcctaggaggaaataaatggttttgtgggccaggcccaaggtccccctgctgtgtgcagcccagGGACTTGGTACcatgcatcccagctgctctagtcatggctaaaaggggccaaggtacagctcaggccttggcttcagagggtgcaagccccaagtcttggcatcttccacatagtgttgagcctgcaggtgcacagaagtcaagaactgaggtttgggaacctctgcctagatttcagagaatgtatggaaatgtatggatgtccaggcagaagtttgctacaggagtgaggccctcatggagaacctctgttaaggcaatgtggaaggggaagcccccacacagagaccccactgggacactgcctagcagagctgtgagaagaaggccaccatcctccagacatCAGAATGGTatatccactgacagcttgcaccatgcacctggaaaagtcacagacactcaacgccagcctgtAAAAGCAACCAAGAAGTAGGCTGTACCCTGCAATGCcataggggtggagctgcccaagaccatgggaacccacctcctgcatcagtgtgacctggatgtgagacatggagtcaaaggagaccattttggagctttaagatttaactgccctgctggatttcagacttgcatggggcctttagccccttcgttttggccaacttctcccacttgaaatgggtgtatttagccaatgcctgtacctccattgtatctaggaagtaactaactagcctctgattttacaggcttataggcagaagggacttgccttgtttcagatgagactctggagtgtggacttttgagttaatgctgaaatgagttaagactttgggggactgttgggaaggcatgattgatttttaaatgagaggacatgagatttgggaggggctagggagagaatgatatggtttggctgtgtccccacccaaatatcaccttaaattgtagctcccataattgtgggagggacttggtgggagataattgaatcatgggggcagtttctcccatactgtcctagtggtagtgaataagtctcatgagatctgatggttttataaggggtttccccttttgcttggctctcattctctcttgcctgctgccgtgtaagatgtgccttttgccttccaccatgattgtgaggcctccccagccacatggaactgtgagttcactaaacctctttttctttataaattacccagtctcgggtatgtctttatcagcagtgtgaaaacagactaatacaccactcCTCTACCTTCTTTATTTTCTCAGTATGGAAAATGCCTGATGAAAGCTTTGGGGCCCTCACAGATGCACAATTCAAGTGCTGATTCTATCACTCAtctactagctctgtgaccttgaacaagctGCTTAACCTTGctaagcctctgttttctcatatgtcaaatggtgataataatgccTACCTCCCGAGGTTGTTGTAAGAATTATAAGCACAAATGtatgtaaagtgcctggcacaaagtaggtgctcaataaatggtagctattataatactatttcttgttttattgattAAAAACAAGGATCCTTCTAGAACCCAGCTCTCAGCCTGGATGGCTTTCTCTGAGCCTGCTGTGACACCCTCTCCCCAGTCCTCTGCACATAGCACCCAGTTGAACTCTGAGTTTGTAACCCAAAGGACACTGTAGTCCAGGAGAAAGGCAAAAAGATACCTCAAGGTGGGATGTCAGGAGCCAGGATTACTGGGTCCCTGGGAGATGGAAAGTGAATATAGTTTCTCTCCTTTTCATCAAGTGTCTACCATCTACCAATTGATACTCACTGATAAGCCTCCCCAGGCCCTGGTGTCCAGCCATGTGCTCTAGAGGAAGTGTGGAAGGAGAACCCCAGGCTGGGCCCTTCAAAGTTCCTTAAATGGCTGGAGAACATGACCCACATTTGAATGGTTCTCCAGCTTTCTGTGCAACCTGAAACCAATTTTACCTactcttggtttcttcatctttaaaatggaatttctagGATTCAGTGAGATGTGTATAAAACCCTatgcagggggaggggggaggaatagcattaggagatatacctaatgtaaatgacaagttaatgggtgcagcacaccaacatggcacatgtatacatatgtaacaaacctgcacgttgtgcacgtgtaccctagaacttaaagtataattttaaaaaaagaggaaaaaaataaataaaacacttatgcaaaaattggcaaagagtaagtgctcaataaatggtaactcCTATGAACTATTATAAACAAGgaacaaagagagaaaagccTTGGCTAGAACCTATATTGTCCAATATGGTAGTGAGTAGCTACATATGGCTTCTTAAATTTActtctaaaattaattaaaattcagtTCTTTAGGCACATTAGCCACACTTCAAATGTTCAACAGCCATATGTGACTAGTGGCTAATATATTGGACAGTGCAAACTATAGAACTTTTCCATAGTTGCAACAAGTATTATTGGACAGCCCTGGACCAAGCAGTGTATGACATGGGGAGGAAGAAGATAATCTGTGAGGCTTCCCTGAAGGAGGAGTACCTTTTAGAAGGGCATTAAAGGCAGGCAGGAGTGTCTGACGGCCTGGATGGAAACCAGACTGCACACCTTGTCTGGCCAAATTCCAACAAACTGGCCCTTGGCTTGGGATCTGGTGTCTCGTCTGGCTTCTGCCATTGACCCCATTAATCACAAAAGCACAGATGAACAAACTGAAGCTCTGAGAGAGGAGGGTATTGGCCTGAGGTCATATGGAAAATTAGTAACCACAGCTGCACTAGAACGCTGGTATCCTATTTCCAGGGATCTAGAATCTCAGACCCAAAACTCACCCCCTTTCAACAGCATGGCCCATCCCAGTCTGTATACCTCCAAGGATGGGAGCTAGCTGAAATGTGCATCTCTGAAGCTGCCACCAAGTGGGCCTGATTCTAGGCTGAGAAGTGTTTCCCCTTTCTCCACTGATGCTAAAAAAAGATTCAAGTAATTGGGAGGGCATGCTGAAATGTCAGGATTCACGAGGATCTTTCTTGGA
The nucleotide sequence above comes from Pongo pygmaeus isolate AG05252 chromosome 13, NHGRI_mPonPyg2-v2.0_pri, whole genome shotgun sequence. Encoded proteins:
- the MYORG gene encoding myogenesis-regulating glycosidase, whose product is MLQNPQEKSQAYPRRRRPGCYAYRQNPEAIAAAAMYTFLPDNFSPAKPKPSKELKPLLGSAVLGLLLVLAAVVAWCYYSVSLRKAERLRAELLDLKAGGFSIRNQKGEQVFRLAFRSGALDLDSCSRDGALLGCSLTADGRPLHFFIQTVRPKDTVMCYRVRWEEAAPGRAVEHAMFLGDAAAHWYGGAEMRTQHWPIRLDGQQEPQPFVTSDVYSSDAAFGGILERYWLSSRAAAIKVNDSVPFHLGWNSTERSLRLQARYHDTPYKPPAGRAAAPELSYRVCVGSDVTSIHKYMVRRYFNKPSRVPAPEAFRDPIWSTWALYGRAVDQDKVLRFAQQIRQHHFNSSHLEIDDMYTPAYGDFDFDEVKFPNASDMFRRLRDAGFRVTLWVHPFVNYNSSLFGEGVERELFVREPTGRLPALVRWWNGIGAVLDFTHPKARDWFQGHLRRLRSRYSVASFKFDAGEVSYLPRDFSTYRPLPDPSVWSRRYTEMALPFFSLAEVRVGYQSQNISCFFRLVDRDSVWGYDLGLRSLIPAVLTVSMLGYPFILPDMVGGNAVPQRTAGGDVPERELYIRWLEVAAFMPAMQFSIPPWRYDAEVVAIAQKFAALRASLVAPLLLELAGEITDTGDPIVRPLWWIAPGDETAHRIDSQFLIGDTLLVAPVLEPGKQERDVYLPAGKWRSYKGELFDKTPVLLTDYPVDLDEIAYFTWAS